In Tachypleus tridentatus isolate NWPU-2018 chromosome 7, ASM421037v1, whole genome shotgun sequence, a genomic segment contains:
- the LOC143257336 gene encoding uncharacterized protein LOC143257336 isoform X3, whose translation MKHPWPVSSDSPASVQNWLESKGIDGNYTSCILGFIQVYTYKLGGPECQNNTLKYQQNLEQIGTENQYILSTSKTSHKRLKCCDRGLSKNNTAFCTSNSSVKTEDRKKCVAVEYVKPACEQKSSIEPLGVNESAEILNSLEGKREEIICESEQKSSLEEQTEFFAAFSSLSGKPEPLTKLCPQQDRKNSSKCVCNDNRITQHVYQTAIHKLQQSILNMEEGHKMMKQEDRARDEDKESQWQNIFNVGKEVTGSKAVKEEPNVTGDLETWKPSFVVPKMKSSCSRVPFTIKHSPFNVLSNIQANLSLHLESHLASDTMTNSLEKKSKEDDCPKVASSEADDLLILEDKENIQMLDSEQVEKIFLKTTPKKLLHDPDYKADSPFTWEHWKFALGPGDILSEESLDKKLVDNLVNKFNESVAAIWGKTDDLPPNENLDLKTSPQEVEFSLKMLTSMFANSTKFQTENYTENKNLNPIQGYSVWSAGYDDLKTLSLNGNSSPFALTSLRRNLAAGIISGLLASGIGLGKTTCYPEGYQSPALLEHIQYFPKGSFVFGKDEDNVHEDDRDFDDMLSLHPDVISSSLEDDDEILMSSSENDSREESPVISFVGSKVHLWKDIPEHVTQPLEHSGGDCWLPFLSTNKTFSVFCSSNKGEDKTENNFSFGNLTEQNLDWKKDDCRGQQDFHYCTTLTHHKGESKFVEVVPSYKKKNQDDDQVGEYYNDAYTGFSKYEVNVEEEENLLTSPRTHFQPIREESFDSENSDDTEIVTLTVKQDGESPEFVVDPNNIDETQANQLLGSSDFNDKLDNNEKLKENDHTRHIGRRKRTVSSSCEELVSLTGAFNLDETGSGSSSLTEEEKSQVSSSFSRTTDLYEDKGTNTEASDYYGLWEDKLQDDVDGYSLASGSNSLFSVFEEDQWNCTDVSWKWSTNDHEKTTWVYEVTEAPHDSKMLQVSDKDMVFEKTDLNLLREELEAEEEELLRDITRVKERWGDVIELKEQNLFQDYLSFEDLENTKSGVCCEEGSASVYPPFDGFYSNMGENYQDLAQYWDMGNLDYKSKELYTVELQDLDNTSYPPVTFLPAENVFFSSHLEEEWIRDSSPFGEQIPRRKKPKSRVLSQKRPCTFYLEGNCLRKDCRFSHDLSQITCRFWEDSSCFKGVTCPFLHGYPSPVEDTFGTENSTKRSFLLESENDFPSLSKTVQENPISEGNKGLRMGRKRGKREEKYSVED comes from the exons ATGAAACATCCTTGGCCAGTATCCAGTGATAGTCCAGCTTCAGTACAGAACTGGCTGGAGAGTAAAGGTATTGATGGTAATTACACTAGCTGTATCCTTGGCTTCATTCAAGTATACACTTATAAGTTGGGTGGCCCTGAATGTCAAAACAATACCTTGAAATACCAGCAGAACTTGGAACAA ATTGGAACAGAGAATCAGTATATACTATCAACAAGCAAAACTAGTCATAAAAGGTTGAAGTGCTGTGACAGAGGGCTTAGTAAAAACAATACTGCTTTCTGCACCAGCAATTCCTCAGTCAAAACTGAAGACAGGAAGAAATGTGTTGCAGTAGAATATGTAAAGCCTGCATGTGAACAG AAATCAAGCATAGAACCTCTGGGAGTCAATGAATCTGCAG aaatattgaacaGTTTAGAAGGGAAGAGAGAAGAAATTATTTGTGAAAGTGAACAGAAATCATCCCTTGAAGAGCAAACTGA GTTCTTTGCTGCATTTTCTTCTCTAAGTGGCAAACCTGAACCACTGACCAAGCTGTGCCCTCAGCAAGACAGAAAAAACTCATCAAAGTGCGTGTGTAATGACAACAGAATTACTCAACATGTTTATCAAACTGCTATTCATAAGTTACAACAAAGTATTTTGAATATGGAAGAGGGACACAAGATGATGAAGCAGGAGGATCGTGCCAGAGATGAAGATAAAGAGAGTCAGTGGCAGAATATATTTAACGTAGGAAAAGAAGTCACTGGCTCTAAGGCTGTCAAAGAAGAACCTAATGTTACTGGTGATTTAGAAACTTGGAAGCCTTCTTTTGTTGTCCCTAAGATGAAGTCTAGTTGTTCTCGTGTACCTTTCACTATTAAACATTCACCTTTTAATGTCCTGTCAAATATTCAAGCAAATCTTTCCCTTCACCTAGAATCACACTTGGCTTCAGATACAATGACCAATAGCTTGGAAAAGAAGTCCAAAGAGGATGATTGCCCAAAGGTAGCATCTTCAGAAGCTGATGATTTGTTAATACTGGaagataaagaaaatattcaaatgttaGACTCTGAACAAGtggaaaagatatttttaaagacTACTCCAAAAAAATTGTTGCATGATCCAGACTACAAGGCAGATAGTCCATTCACTTGGGAGCACTGGAAATTTGCTCTTGGTCCTGGAGATATTCTCTCAGAAGAATCATTGGATAAGAAACTGGTAGATAATCTTGTAAACAAGTTTAATGAGAGTGTTGCAGCTATTTGGGGAAAGACTGATGATCTTCCTCCAAATGAGAACCTGGATTTGAAAACCAGTCCACAAGAAGTTGAGTTCTCactgaaaatgttaacttcaatgTTTGCAAACTCAACTAAGTTTCAAACTGaaaattacacagaaaataaaaatctgaATCCAATTCAAGGATATTCAGTTTGGTCTGCTGGTTATGATGATTTGAAAACCTTGAGTTTGAATGGAAACTCTTCCCCATTTGCCCTTACTTCTCTTCGTCGTAATCTTGCTGCTGGTATCATTTCTGGTTTACTTGCATCTGGAATTGGTCTAGGGAAGACTACCTGTTACCCTGAAGGTTACCAGTCACCTGCTCTCTTGGAACACATCCAGTACTTTCCAAAAGGTTCTTTTGTTTTCGGCAAAGATGAGGATAATGTTCACGAGGATGACAGAGATTTTGACGACATGCTGTCACTTCATCCAGATGTAATTTCTTCAAGCTTAGAAGATGATGATGAAATTTTAATGTCATCTTCTGAGAATGATTCCAGGGAAGAAAGCCCTGTGATAAGCTTTGTTGGAAGCAAAGTACACTTATGGAAAGATATACCAGAACATGTCACTCAGCCACTCGAACATTCTGGTGGTGATTGCTGGCTTCCCTTTCTCTCTACCAACAAAACTTTTAGTGTGTTCTGTAGCAGTAATAAAGGAgaagataaaactgaaaataactttTCCTTTGGTAACTTGACAGAGCAGAATTTGGACTGGAAAAAAGATGACTGTCGTGGACAACAAGACTTCCATTACTGTACTACTCTTACGCATCATAAAGGAGAGAGTAAGTTTGTGGAAGTTGTTCCCtcatacaaaaagaaaaaccaaGATGATGATCAGGTGGGAGAGTATTATAATGATGCATACACAGGTTTCTCAAAGTATGAAGTTAATGTGGAGGAAGAGGAAAATCTCCTCACCTCACCTAGAACCCACTTTCAGCCTATAAGAGAAGAGTCTTTTGATTCTGAGAACAGTGACGACACAGAAATTGTTACATTAACTGTAAAACAAGATGGAGAGTCCCCAGAGTTTGTTGTTGACCCAAACAATATAGACGAGACTCAGGCCAACCAGTTGCTTGGCTCCAGTGACTTTAATGATAAGCTGGATAATAATGAAAAGCTTAAGGAGAATGATCATACTCGGCATATTGGACGGAGGAAGCGCACAGTTTCATCCTCATGTGAAGAACTTGTGTCTTTAACTGGTGCCTTTAATCTTGATGAAACTGGTTCTGGTTCCAGTTCACTCACAGAAGAAGAAAAGAGCCAAGTGTCTAGTTCTTTTTCTAGGACAACTGATTTATATGAAGATAAGGGAACGAATACAGAGGCAAGTGATTATTATGGATTGTGGGAAGATAAACTCCAGGATGATGTTGATGGTTACTCTCTGGCATCAGGTAGTAACTCATTGTTTAGTGTCTTTGAAGAAGATCAGTGGAATTGCACTGATGTCTCATGGAAATGGAGTACCAATGACCACGAGAAGACGACCTGGGTTTACGAGGTCACTGAAGCCCCACATGATTCAAAGATGCTTCAGGTATCGGACAAAGACATGGTCTTTGAGAAGACGGACTTGAACTTGTTACGTGAAGAACTAGAAGCAGAAGAGGAGGAACTGCTGCGAGATATCACTCGTGTTAAAGAGAGATGGGGGGACGTCATTGAATTGAAGGAACAAAACCTTTTCCAAGATTATTTATCATTTGAAGATTTAGAGAATACCAAAAGTGGGGTTTGCTGTGAAGAAGGTTCTGCATCTGTTTACCCACCTTTTGATGGCTTTTATAGCAACATGGGTGAAAATTACCAGGATCTTGCACAGTACTGGGACATGGGGAACTTAGATTACAAAAGTAAAGAACTGTATACAGTGGAACTACAG GATCTGGACAATACCTCTTACCCTCCTGTCACCTTCCTACCtgcagaaaatgttttcttttcatctCACTTGGAAGAAGAATGGATAAGGGACAGTAGCCCTTTTGGAGAACAAATACCTCGACGAAAGAAACCAAAATCTA GAGTTTTGTCTCAGAAACGACCCTGTACGTTTTATCTTGAAGGAAACTGTCTCCGTAAAGACTGCAGATTTTCCCATGACCTGTCTCAGATTACCTGTCGTTTCTGGGAAGATAGCTCTTGCTTTAAAGGTGTTACCTGTCCATTTCTACATGGATATCCAAG
- the LOC143257336 gene encoding uncharacterized protein LOC143257336 isoform X6, whose amino-acid sequence MKHPWPVSSDSPASVQNWLESKGIDGNYTSCILGFIQVYTYKLGGPECQNNTLKYQQNLEQKSSIEPLGVNESAEILNSLEGKREEIICESEQKSSLEEQTEFFAAFSSLSGKPEPLTKLCPQQDRKNSSKCVCNDNRITQHVYQTAIHKLQQSILNMEEGHKMMKQEDRARDEDKESQWQNIFNVGKEVTGSKAVKEEPNVTGDLETWKPSFVVPKMKSSCSRVPFTIKHSPFNVLSNIQANLSLHLESHLASDTMTNSLEKKSKEDDCPKVASSEADDLLILEDKENIQMLDSEQVEKIFLKTTPKKLLHDPDYKADSPFTWEHWKFALGPGDILSEESLDKKLVDNLVNKFNESVAAIWGKTDDLPPNENLDLKTSPQEVEFSLKMLTSMFANSTKFQTENYTENKNLNPIQGYSVWSAGYDDLKTLSLNGNSSPFALTSLRRNLAAGIISGLLASGIGLGKTTCYPEGYQSPALLEHIQYFPKGSFVFGKDEDNVHEDDRDFDDMLSLHPDVISSSLEDDDEILMSSSENDSREESPVISFVGSKVHLWKDIPEHVTQPLEHSGGDCWLPFLSTNKTFSVFCSSNKGEDKTENNFSFGNLTEQNLDWKKDDCRGQQDFHYCTTLTHHKGESKFVEVVPSYKKKNQDDDQVGEYYNDAYTGFSKYEVNVEEEENLLTSPRTHFQPIREESFDSENSDDTEIVTLTVKQDGESPEFVVDPNNIDETQANQLLGSSDFNDKLDNNEKLKENDHTRHIGRRKRTVSSSCEELVSLTGAFNLDETGSGSSSLTEEEKSQVSSSFSRTTDLYEDKGTNTEASDYYGLWEDKLQDDVDGYSLASGSNSLFSVFEEDQWNCTDVSWKWSTNDHEKTTWVYEVTEAPHDSKMLQVSDKDMVFEKTDLNLLREELEAEEEELLRDITRVKERWGDVIELKEQNLFQDYLSFEDLENTKSGVCCEEGSASVYPPFDGFYSNMGENYQDLAQYWDMGNLDYKSKELYTVELQDLDNTSYPPVTFLPAENVFFSSHLEEEWIRDSSPFGEQIPRRKKPKSRVLSQKRPCTFYLEGNCLRKDCRFSHDLSQITCRFWEDSSCFKGVTCPFLHGYPSPVEDTFGTENSTKRSFLLESENDFPSLSKTVQENPISEGNKGLRMGRKRGKREEKYSVED is encoded by the exons ATGAAACATCCTTGGCCAGTATCCAGTGATAGTCCAGCTTCAGTACAGAACTGGCTGGAGAGTAAAGGTATTGATGGTAATTACACTAGCTGTATCCTTGGCTTCATTCAAGTATACACTTATAAGTTGGGTGGCCCTGAATGTCAAAACAATACCTTGAAATACCAGCAGAACTTGGAACAA AAATCAAGCATAGAACCTCTGGGAGTCAATGAATCTGCAG aaatattgaacaGTTTAGAAGGGAAGAGAGAAGAAATTATTTGTGAAAGTGAACAGAAATCATCCCTTGAAGAGCAAACTGA GTTCTTTGCTGCATTTTCTTCTCTAAGTGGCAAACCTGAACCACTGACCAAGCTGTGCCCTCAGCAAGACAGAAAAAACTCATCAAAGTGCGTGTGTAATGACAACAGAATTACTCAACATGTTTATCAAACTGCTATTCATAAGTTACAACAAAGTATTTTGAATATGGAAGAGGGACACAAGATGATGAAGCAGGAGGATCGTGCCAGAGATGAAGATAAAGAGAGTCAGTGGCAGAATATATTTAACGTAGGAAAAGAAGTCACTGGCTCTAAGGCTGTCAAAGAAGAACCTAATGTTACTGGTGATTTAGAAACTTGGAAGCCTTCTTTTGTTGTCCCTAAGATGAAGTCTAGTTGTTCTCGTGTACCTTTCACTATTAAACATTCACCTTTTAATGTCCTGTCAAATATTCAAGCAAATCTTTCCCTTCACCTAGAATCACACTTGGCTTCAGATACAATGACCAATAGCTTGGAAAAGAAGTCCAAAGAGGATGATTGCCCAAAGGTAGCATCTTCAGAAGCTGATGATTTGTTAATACTGGaagataaagaaaatattcaaatgttaGACTCTGAACAAGtggaaaagatatttttaaagacTACTCCAAAAAAATTGTTGCATGATCCAGACTACAAGGCAGATAGTCCATTCACTTGGGAGCACTGGAAATTTGCTCTTGGTCCTGGAGATATTCTCTCAGAAGAATCATTGGATAAGAAACTGGTAGATAATCTTGTAAACAAGTTTAATGAGAGTGTTGCAGCTATTTGGGGAAAGACTGATGATCTTCCTCCAAATGAGAACCTGGATTTGAAAACCAGTCCACAAGAAGTTGAGTTCTCactgaaaatgttaacttcaatgTTTGCAAACTCAACTAAGTTTCAAACTGaaaattacacagaaaataaaaatctgaATCCAATTCAAGGATATTCAGTTTGGTCTGCTGGTTATGATGATTTGAAAACCTTGAGTTTGAATGGAAACTCTTCCCCATTTGCCCTTACTTCTCTTCGTCGTAATCTTGCTGCTGGTATCATTTCTGGTTTACTTGCATCTGGAATTGGTCTAGGGAAGACTACCTGTTACCCTGAAGGTTACCAGTCACCTGCTCTCTTGGAACACATCCAGTACTTTCCAAAAGGTTCTTTTGTTTTCGGCAAAGATGAGGATAATGTTCACGAGGATGACAGAGATTTTGACGACATGCTGTCACTTCATCCAGATGTAATTTCTTCAAGCTTAGAAGATGATGATGAAATTTTAATGTCATCTTCTGAGAATGATTCCAGGGAAGAAAGCCCTGTGATAAGCTTTGTTGGAAGCAAAGTACACTTATGGAAAGATATACCAGAACATGTCACTCAGCCACTCGAACATTCTGGTGGTGATTGCTGGCTTCCCTTTCTCTCTACCAACAAAACTTTTAGTGTGTTCTGTAGCAGTAATAAAGGAgaagataaaactgaaaataactttTCCTTTGGTAACTTGACAGAGCAGAATTTGGACTGGAAAAAAGATGACTGTCGTGGACAACAAGACTTCCATTACTGTACTACTCTTACGCATCATAAAGGAGAGAGTAAGTTTGTGGAAGTTGTTCCCtcatacaaaaagaaaaaccaaGATGATGATCAGGTGGGAGAGTATTATAATGATGCATACACAGGTTTCTCAAAGTATGAAGTTAATGTGGAGGAAGAGGAAAATCTCCTCACCTCACCTAGAACCCACTTTCAGCCTATAAGAGAAGAGTCTTTTGATTCTGAGAACAGTGACGACACAGAAATTGTTACATTAACTGTAAAACAAGATGGAGAGTCCCCAGAGTTTGTTGTTGACCCAAACAATATAGACGAGACTCAGGCCAACCAGTTGCTTGGCTCCAGTGACTTTAATGATAAGCTGGATAATAATGAAAAGCTTAAGGAGAATGATCATACTCGGCATATTGGACGGAGGAAGCGCACAGTTTCATCCTCATGTGAAGAACTTGTGTCTTTAACTGGTGCCTTTAATCTTGATGAAACTGGTTCTGGTTCCAGTTCACTCACAGAAGAAGAAAAGAGCCAAGTGTCTAGTTCTTTTTCTAGGACAACTGATTTATATGAAGATAAGGGAACGAATACAGAGGCAAGTGATTATTATGGATTGTGGGAAGATAAACTCCAGGATGATGTTGATGGTTACTCTCTGGCATCAGGTAGTAACTCATTGTTTAGTGTCTTTGAAGAAGATCAGTGGAATTGCACTGATGTCTCATGGAAATGGAGTACCAATGACCACGAGAAGACGACCTGGGTTTACGAGGTCACTGAAGCCCCACATGATTCAAAGATGCTTCAGGTATCGGACAAAGACATGGTCTTTGAGAAGACGGACTTGAACTTGTTACGTGAAGAACTAGAAGCAGAAGAGGAGGAACTGCTGCGAGATATCACTCGTGTTAAAGAGAGATGGGGGGACGTCATTGAATTGAAGGAACAAAACCTTTTCCAAGATTATTTATCATTTGAAGATTTAGAGAATACCAAAAGTGGGGTTTGCTGTGAAGAAGGTTCTGCATCTGTTTACCCACCTTTTGATGGCTTTTATAGCAACATGGGTGAAAATTACCAGGATCTTGCACAGTACTGGGACATGGGGAACTTAGATTACAAAAGTAAAGAACTGTATACAGTGGAACTACAG GATCTGGACAATACCTCTTACCCTCCTGTCACCTTCCTACCtgcagaaaatgttttcttttcatctCACTTGGAAGAAGAATGGATAAGGGACAGTAGCCCTTTTGGAGAACAAATACCTCGACGAAAGAAACCAAAATCTA GAGTTTTGTCTCAGAAACGACCCTGTACGTTTTATCTTGAAGGAAACTGTCTCCGTAAAGACTGCAGATTTTCCCATGACCTGTCTCAGATTACCTGTCGTTTCTGGGAAGATAGCTCTTGCTTTAAAGGTGTTACCTGTCCATTTCTACATGGATATCCAAG
- the LOC143257336 gene encoding uncharacterized protein LOC143257336 isoform X5, with amino-acid sequence MKHPWPVSSDSPASVQNWLESKGIDGNYTSCILGFIQVYTYKLGGPECQNNTLKYQQNLEQKSSIEPLGVNESAEILNSLEGKREEIICESEQKSSLEEQTEFFAAFSSLSGKPEPLTKLCPQQDRKNSSKCVCNDNRITQHVYQTAIHKLQQSILNMEEGHKMMKQEDRARDEDKESQWQNIFNVGKEVTGSKAVKEEPNVTGDLETWKPSFVVPKMKSSCSRVPFTIKHSPFNVLSNIQANLSLHLESHLASDTMTNSLEKKSKEDDCPKVASSEADDLLILEDKENIQMLDSEQVEKIFLKTTPKKLLHDPDYKADSPFTWEHWKFALGPGDILSEESLDKKLVDNLVNKFNESVAAIWGKTDDLPPNENLDLKTSPQEVEFSLKMLTSMFANSTKFQTENYTENKNLNPIQGYSVWSAGYDDLKTLSLNGNSSPFALTSLRRNLAAGIISGLLASGIGLGKTTCYPEGYQSPALLEHIQYFPKGSFVFGKDEDNVHEDDRDFDDMLSLHPDVISSSLEDDDEILMSSSENDSREESPVISFVGSKVHLWKDIPEHVTQPLEHSGGDCWLPFLSTNKTFSVFCSSNKGEDKTENNFSFGNLTEQNLDWKKDDCRGQQDFHYCTTLTHHKGESKFVEVVPSYKKKNQDDDQVGEYYNDAYTGFSKYEVNVEEEENLLTSPRTHFQPIREESFDSENSDDTEIVTLTVKQDGESPEFVVDPNNIDETQANQLLGSSDFNDKLDNNEKLKENDHTRHIGRRKRTVSSSCEELVSLTGAFNLDETGSGSSSLTEEEKSQVSSSFSRTTDLYEDKGTNTEASDYYGLWEDKLQDDVDGYSLASGSNSLFSVFEEDQWNCTDVSWKWSTNDHEKTTWVYEVTEAPHDSKMLQVSDKDMVFEKTDLNLLREELEAEEEELLRDITRVKERWGDVIELKEQNLFQDYLSFEDLENTKSGVCCEEGSASVYPPFDGFYSNMGENYQDLAQYWDMGNLDYKSKELYTVELQDLDNTSYPPVTFLPAENVFFSSHLEEEWIRDSSPFGEQIPRRKKPKSRVLSQKRPCTFYLEGNCLRKDCRFSHDLSQITCRFWEDSSCFKGVTCPFLHGYPRSYNMKTKKHKIIEVGSRDQTCANSPVEDTFGTENSTKRSFLLESENDFPSLSKTVQENPISEGNKGLRMGRKRGKREEKYSVED; translated from the exons ATGAAACATCCTTGGCCAGTATCCAGTGATAGTCCAGCTTCAGTACAGAACTGGCTGGAGAGTAAAGGTATTGATGGTAATTACACTAGCTGTATCCTTGGCTTCATTCAAGTATACACTTATAAGTTGGGTGGCCCTGAATGTCAAAACAATACCTTGAAATACCAGCAGAACTTGGAACAA AAATCAAGCATAGAACCTCTGGGAGTCAATGAATCTGCAG aaatattgaacaGTTTAGAAGGGAAGAGAGAAGAAATTATTTGTGAAAGTGAACAGAAATCATCCCTTGAAGAGCAAACTGA GTTCTTTGCTGCATTTTCTTCTCTAAGTGGCAAACCTGAACCACTGACCAAGCTGTGCCCTCAGCAAGACAGAAAAAACTCATCAAAGTGCGTGTGTAATGACAACAGAATTACTCAACATGTTTATCAAACTGCTATTCATAAGTTACAACAAAGTATTTTGAATATGGAAGAGGGACACAAGATGATGAAGCAGGAGGATCGTGCCAGAGATGAAGATAAAGAGAGTCAGTGGCAGAATATATTTAACGTAGGAAAAGAAGTCACTGGCTCTAAGGCTGTCAAAGAAGAACCTAATGTTACTGGTGATTTAGAAACTTGGAAGCCTTCTTTTGTTGTCCCTAAGATGAAGTCTAGTTGTTCTCGTGTACCTTTCACTATTAAACATTCACCTTTTAATGTCCTGTCAAATATTCAAGCAAATCTTTCCCTTCACCTAGAATCACACTTGGCTTCAGATACAATGACCAATAGCTTGGAAAAGAAGTCCAAAGAGGATGATTGCCCAAAGGTAGCATCTTCAGAAGCTGATGATTTGTTAATACTGGaagataaagaaaatattcaaatgttaGACTCTGAACAAGtggaaaagatatttttaaagacTACTCCAAAAAAATTGTTGCATGATCCAGACTACAAGGCAGATAGTCCATTCACTTGGGAGCACTGGAAATTTGCTCTTGGTCCTGGAGATATTCTCTCAGAAGAATCATTGGATAAGAAACTGGTAGATAATCTTGTAAACAAGTTTAATGAGAGTGTTGCAGCTATTTGGGGAAAGACTGATGATCTTCCTCCAAATGAGAACCTGGATTTGAAAACCAGTCCACAAGAAGTTGAGTTCTCactgaaaatgttaacttcaatgTTTGCAAACTCAACTAAGTTTCAAACTGaaaattacacagaaaataaaaatctgaATCCAATTCAAGGATATTCAGTTTGGTCTGCTGGTTATGATGATTTGAAAACCTTGAGTTTGAATGGAAACTCTTCCCCATTTGCCCTTACTTCTCTTCGTCGTAATCTTGCTGCTGGTATCATTTCTGGTTTACTTGCATCTGGAATTGGTCTAGGGAAGACTACCTGTTACCCTGAAGGTTACCAGTCACCTGCTCTCTTGGAACACATCCAGTACTTTCCAAAAGGTTCTTTTGTTTTCGGCAAAGATGAGGATAATGTTCACGAGGATGACAGAGATTTTGACGACATGCTGTCACTTCATCCAGATGTAATTTCTTCAAGCTTAGAAGATGATGATGAAATTTTAATGTCATCTTCTGAGAATGATTCCAGGGAAGAAAGCCCTGTGATAAGCTTTGTTGGAAGCAAAGTACACTTATGGAAAGATATACCAGAACATGTCACTCAGCCACTCGAACATTCTGGTGGTGATTGCTGGCTTCCCTTTCTCTCTACCAACAAAACTTTTAGTGTGTTCTGTAGCAGTAATAAAGGAgaagataaaactgaaaataactttTCCTTTGGTAACTTGACAGAGCAGAATTTGGACTGGAAAAAAGATGACTGTCGTGGACAACAAGACTTCCATTACTGTACTACTCTTACGCATCATAAAGGAGAGAGTAAGTTTGTGGAAGTTGTTCCCtcatacaaaaagaaaaaccaaGATGATGATCAGGTGGGAGAGTATTATAATGATGCATACACAGGTTTCTCAAAGTATGAAGTTAATGTGGAGGAAGAGGAAAATCTCCTCACCTCACCTAGAACCCACTTTCAGCCTATAAGAGAAGAGTCTTTTGATTCTGAGAACAGTGACGACACAGAAATTGTTACATTAACTGTAAAACAAGATGGAGAGTCCCCAGAGTTTGTTGTTGACCCAAACAATATAGACGAGACTCAGGCCAACCAGTTGCTTGGCTCCAGTGACTTTAATGATAAGCTGGATAATAATGAAAAGCTTAAGGAGAATGATCATACTCGGCATATTGGACGGAGGAAGCGCACAGTTTCATCCTCATGTGAAGAACTTGTGTCTTTAACTGGTGCCTTTAATCTTGATGAAACTGGTTCTGGTTCCAGTTCACTCACAGAAGAAGAAAAGAGCCAAGTGTCTAGTTCTTTTTCTAGGACAACTGATTTATATGAAGATAAGGGAACGAATACAGAGGCAAGTGATTATTATGGATTGTGGGAAGATAAACTCCAGGATGATGTTGATGGTTACTCTCTGGCATCAGGTAGTAACTCATTGTTTAGTGTCTTTGAAGAAGATCAGTGGAATTGCACTGATGTCTCATGGAAATGGAGTACCAATGACCACGAGAAGACGACCTGGGTTTACGAGGTCACTGAAGCCCCACATGATTCAAAGATGCTTCAGGTATCGGACAAAGACATGGTCTTTGAGAAGACGGACTTGAACTTGTTACGTGAAGAACTAGAAGCAGAAGAGGAGGAACTGCTGCGAGATATCACTCGTGTTAAAGAGAGATGGGGGGACGTCATTGAATTGAAGGAACAAAACCTTTTCCAAGATTATTTATCATTTGAAGATTTAGAGAATACCAAAAGTGGGGTTTGCTGTGAAGAAGGTTCTGCATCTGTTTACCCACCTTTTGATGGCTTTTATAGCAACATGGGTGAAAATTACCAGGATCTTGCACAGTACTGGGACATGGGGAACTTAGATTACAAAAGTAAAGAACTGTATACAGTGGAACTACAG GATCTGGACAATACCTCTTACCCTCCTGTCACCTTCCTACCtgcagaaaatgttttcttttcatctCACTTGGAAGAAGAATGGATAAGGGACAGTAGCCCTTTTGGAGAACAAATACCTCGACGAAAGAAACCAAAATCTA GAGTTTTGTCTCAGAAACGACCCTGTACGTTTTATCTTGAAGGAAACTGTCTCCGTAAAGACTGCAGATTTTCCCATGACCTGTCTCAGATTACCTGTCGTTTCTGGGAAGATAGCTCTTGCTTTAAAGGTGTTACCTGTCCATTTCTACATGGATATCCAAG